From Salminus brasiliensis chromosome 21, fSalBra1.hap2, whole genome shotgun sequence, a single genomic window includes:
- the pfkfb2b gene encoding 6-phosphofructo-2-kinase/fructose-2,6-bisphosphatase 2 isoform X4, whose translation MSACLQRDAGLSGSAEAKRAEPRANEKKCSWASYMTNSPTLIVMIGLPARGKTYMSKKLTRYLNWIGVPTKVFNLGVYRREAVRAYKSYDFFRHDNEEAMRIRKQCALVALQDVKTYLNEEGGQIAVFDATNTTRERRDLILSFVKENAYKVFFVESVCDDPDVIAANILEVKVSSPDYPEAHRERVMDDFLKRIECYKVTYQPLDPEDYDKDLSFIQVMNVGRRFLVNRVQDYIQSKIVYYLMNIHVHSHSIYLCRHGESDHNVQGRIGGDSELSPRGKQFAAALRGFIEEHGLADLKVWTSQLRRTIQTAEALGVPYEQWKILNEIDAGVCEEMTYDMIQSTFPEEFALRDQDKYHYRYPGGESYQDLVQRLEPVIMELERQGNVLVVCHQAVMRCLLAYFLDKSADDLPYLKCPLHTVLKLTPVAYGCKVELFYLNVEAVNTHRDRPLGKSWTGPAPLLLRRNSYTPLSSHDQVKRPRLYSAGNRPWLPLAPSPSALHFPNTPEGVLLQSQPRVASSCLTPCVKESTLTTQKKLLTASASE comes from the exons ATGTCTGCATGCCTGCAGCGAGATGCTGGGCTCTCCGGCTCTGCCGAAGCCAAGAGAGCAGAGCCCAGGGCCAACGAGAAGAAATGCT CGTGGGCGTCCTACATGACCAACTCTCCAACTCTGATCGTCATGATTGGGCTGCCTGCGAGAGGCAAGACCTACATGTCAAAGAAGCTAACACGTTATCTCAACTGGATTGGAGTTCCAACAAAAG TATTCAACTTGGGAGTCTACAGGAGGGAGGCGGTCAGAGCGTACAAGTCATATGACTTTTTTAGACACGACAATGAAGAGGCCATGAGAATAAGAAA GCAGTGTGCTTTGGTAGCCCTGCAAGATGTGAAGACCTATTTAAATGAAGAAGGAGGACAGATTGCC GTCTTTGATGCTACAAACACAACCAGAGAGAGGCGCGATCTCATCCTGAGTTTTGTGAAGGAGAATGCATACAAG GTGTTTTTCGTGGAGTCAGTCTGTGATGATCCAGACGTCATTGCTGCAAACATTTTG GAAGTGAAGGTTTCGAGTCCAGACTATCCTGAGGCACACAGAGAAAGGGTGATGGATGACTTCTTGAAACGCATTGAGTGCTACAAAGTCACCTACCAGCCACTGGACCCTGAAGACTATGACAA gGACCTGTCCTTCATTCAGGTGATGAACGTGGGCCGCCGTTTCCTGGTGAACCGCGTGCAGGACTATATCCAGAGCAAGATCGTCTACTACCTCATGAACATCCACGTGCACTCGCACTCCATCTACCTGTGCCGGCATGGAGAGAGCGACCATAACGTACAGGGTCGCATTGGGGGCGACTCTGAGCTTTCTCCCCGCGGAAAACAG TTTGCAGCAGCTCTGCGTGGGTTTATTGAGGAGCATGGCTTGGCAGATTTGAAGGTGTGGACCAGTCAACTGAGGAGAACCATTCAAACAGCTGAGGCTCTGGGAGTTCCCTATGAACAGTGGAAGATCCTGAACGAGATCGATGCT GGTGTGTGTGAAGAGATGACCTATGATATGATTCAGAGCACCTTTCCTGAAGAGTTCGCTCTGAGAGACCAGGACAAGTACCATTACAGATACCCAGGAGGAGAG TCCTATCAGGACCTGGTGCAGCGCCTGGAACCCGTCATCATGGAATTGGAGAGACAGGGAAACGTGCTGGTCGTCTGCCACCAGGCCGTCATGAGATGTCTCTTAGCCTATTTTCTGGACAAAAGTGCAG ACGATCTCCCCTACTTAAAGTGTCCCCTCCACACTGTTCTGAAGCTCACTCCTGTTGCTTATG GTTGTAAAGTGGAGCtattttacctgaatgtggaagcagtgaacacacaccgtGACAGACCCCTA GGTAAATCTTGGACGGGCCCGGCCCCTCTGCTGCTGAGGCGGAATAGTTACACCCCTCTGTCCAGTCACGACCAGGTCAAACGGCCACGTCTGTACAGCGCAGGGAACCGGCCCTGGCTGCCTCTAGCGCCGTCCCCCTCGGCTCTGCACTTCCCCAATACACCTGAAGGGGTGCTGCTGCAAAGCCAA CCCCGAGTAGCAAGCAGTTGTCT GACTCCTTGTGTGAAGGAATCGACTTTGACAACTCAGAAGAAGCTGCTGACTGCTTCCGCTTCTGAGTAG
- the pfkfb2b gene encoding 6-phosphofructo-2-kinase/fructose-2,6-bisphosphatase 2 isoform X2 yields MSACLQRDAGLSGSAEAKRAEPRANEKKCSWASYMTNSPTLIVMIGLPARGKTYMSKKLTRYLNWIGVPTKVFNLGVYRREAVRAYKSYDFFRHDNEEAMRIRKQCALVALQDVKTYLNEEGGQIAVFDATNTTRERRDLILSFVKENAYKVFFVESVCDDPDVIAANILEVKVSSPDYPEAHRERVMDDFLKRIECYKVTYQPLDPEDYDKDLSFIQVMNVGRRFLVNRVQDYIQSKIVYYLMNIHVHSHSIYLCRHGESDHNVQGRIGGDSELSPRGKQFAAALRGFIEEHGLADLKVWTSQLRRTIQTAEALGVPYEQWKILNEIDAGVCEEMTYDMIQSTFPEEFALRDQDKYHYRYPGGESYQDLVQRLEPVIMELERQGNVLVVCHQAVMRCLLAYFLDKSADDLPYLKCPLHTVLKLTPVAYGCKVELFYLNVEAVNTHRDRPLPRVASSCLTPCVKESTLTTQKKLLTASASE; encoded by the exons ATGTCTGCATGCCTGCAGCGAGATGCTGGGCTCTCCGGCTCTGCCGAAGCCAAGAGAGCAGAGCCCAGGGCCAACGAGAAGAAATGCT CGTGGGCGTCCTACATGACCAACTCTCCAACTCTGATCGTCATGATTGGGCTGCCTGCGAGAGGCAAGACCTACATGTCAAAGAAGCTAACACGTTATCTCAACTGGATTGGAGTTCCAACAAAAG TATTCAACTTGGGAGTCTACAGGAGGGAGGCGGTCAGAGCGTACAAGTCATATGACTTTTTTAGACACGACAATGAAGAGGCCATGAGAATAAGAAA GCAGTGTGCTTTGGTAGCCCTGCAAGATGTGAAGACCTATTTAAATGAAGAAGGAGGACAGATTGCC GTCTTTGATGCTACAAACACAACCAGAGAGAGGCGCGATCTCATCCTGAGTTTTGTGAAGGAGAATGCATACAAG GTGTTTTTCGTGGAGTCAGTCTGTGATGATCCAGACGTCATTGCTGCAAACATTTTG GAAGTGAAGGTTTCGAGTCCAGACTATCCTGAGGCACACAGAGAAAGGGTGATGGATGACTTCTTGAAACGCATTGAGTGCTACAAAGTCACCTACCAGCCACTGGACCCTGAAGACTATGACAA gGACCTGTCCTTCATTCAGGTGATGAACGTGGGCCGCCGTTTCCTGGTGAACCGCGTGCAGGACTATATCCAGAGCAAGATCGTCTACTACCTCATGAACATCCACGTGCACTCGCACTCCATCTACCTGTGCCGGCATGGAGAGAGCGACCATAACGTACAGGGTCGCATTGGGGGCGACTCTGAGCTTTCTCCCCGCGGAAAACAG TTTGCAGCAGCTCTGCGTGGGTTTATTGAGGAGCATGGCTTGGCAGATTTGAAGGTGTGGACCAGTCAACTGAGGAGAACCATTCAAACAGCTGAGGCTCTGGGAGTTCCCTATGAACAGTGGAAGATCCTGAACGAGATCGATGCT GGTGTGTGTGAAGAGATGACCTATGATATGATTCAGAGCACCTTTCCTGAAGAGTTCGCTCTGAGAGACCAGGACAAGTACCATTACAGATACCCAGGAGGAGAG TCCTATCAGGACCTGGTGCAGCGCCTGGAACCCGTCATCATGGAATTGGAGAGACAGGGAAACGTGCTGGTCGTCTGCCACCAGGCCGTCATGAGATGTCTCTTAGCCTATTTTCTGGACAAAAGTGCAG ACGATCTCCCCTACTTAAAGTGTCCCCTCCACACTGTTCTGAAGCTCACTCCTGTTGCTTATG GTTGTAAAGTGGAGCtattttacctgaatgtggaagcagtgaacacacaccgtGACAGACCCCTA CCCCGAGTAGCAAGCAGTTGTCT GACTCCTTGTGTGAAGGAATCGACTTTGACAACTCAGAAGAAGCTGCTGACTGCTTCCGCTTCTGAGTAG
- the pfkfb2b gene encoding 6-phosphofructo-2-kinase/fructose-2,6-bisphosphatase 2 isoform X1 — MSACLQRDAGLSGSAEAKRAEPRANEKKCSWASYMTNSPTLIVMIGLPARGKTYMSKKLTRYLNWIGVPTKVFNLGVYRREAVRAYKSYDFFRHDNEEAMRIRKQCALVALQDVKTYLNEEGGQIAVFDATNTTRERRDLILSFVKENAYKVFFVESVCDDPDVIAANILEVKVSSPDYPEAHRERVMDDFLKRIECYKVTYQPLDPEDYDKDLSFIQVMNVGRRFLVNRVQDYIQSKIVYYLMNIHVHSHSIYLCRHGESDHNVQGRIGGDSELSPRGKQFAAALRGFIEEHGLADLKVWTSQLRRTIQTAEALGVPYEQWKILNEIDAGVCEEMTYDMIQSTFPEEFALRDQDKYHYRYPGGESYQDLVQRLEPVIMELERQGNVLVVCHQAVMRCLLAYFLDKSADDLPYLKCPLHTVLKLTPVAYGCKVELFYLNVEAVNTHRDRPLGKSWTGPAPLLLRRNSYTPLSSHDQVKRPRLYSAGNRPWLPLAPSPSALHFPNTPEGVLLQSQDSLCEGIDFDNSEEAADCFRF; from the exons ATGTCTGCATGCCTGCAGCGAGATGCTGGGCTCTCCGGCTCTGCCGAAGCCAAGAGAGCAGAGCCCAGGGCCAACGAGAAGAAATGCT CGTGGGCGTCCTACATGACCAACTCTCCAACTCTGATCGTCATGATTGGGCTGCCTGCGAGAGGCAAGACCTACATGTCAAAGAAGCTAACACGTTATCTCAACTGGATTGGAGTTCCAACAAAAG TATTCAACTTGGGAGTCTACAGGAGGGAGGCGGTCAGAGCGTACAAGTCATATGACTTTTTTAGACACGACAATGAAGAGGCCATGAGAATAAGAAA GCAGTGTGCTTTGGTAGCCCTGCAAGATGTGAAGACCTATTTAAATGAAGAAGGAGGACAGATTGCC GTCTTTGATGCTACAAACACAACCAGAGAGAGGCGCGATCTCATCCTGAGTTTTGTGAAGGAGAATGCATACAAG GTGTTTTTCGTGGAGTCAGTCTGTGATGATCCAGACGTCATTGCTGCAAACATTTTG GAAGTGAAGGTTTCGAGTCCAGACTATCCTGAGGCACACAGAGAAAGGGTGATGGATGACTTCTTGAAACGCATTGAGTGCTACAAAGTCACCTACCAGCCACTGGACCCTGAAGACTATGACAA gGACCTGTCCTTCATTCAGGTGATGAACGTGGGCCGCCGTTTCCTGGTGAACCGCGTGCAGGACTATATCCAGAGCAAGATCGTCTACTACCTCATGAACATCCACGTGCACTCGCACTCCATCTACCTGTGCCGGCATGGAGAGAGCGACCATAACGTACAGGGTCGCATTGGGGGCGACTCTGAGCTTTCTCCCCGCGGAAAACAG TTTGCAGCAGCTCTGCGTGGGTTTATTGAGGAGCATGGCTTGGCAGATTTGAAGGTGTGGACCAGTCAACTGAGGAGAACCATTCAAACAGCTGAGGCTCTGGGAGTTCCCTATGAACAGTGGAAGATCCTGAACGAGATCGATGCT GGTGTGTGTGAAGAGATGACCTATGATATGATTCAGAGCACCTTTCCTGAAGAGTTCGCTCTGAGAGACCAGGACAAGTACCATTACAGATACCCAGGAGGAGAG TCCTATCAGGACCTGGTGCAGCGCCTGGAACCCGTCATCATGGAATTGGAGAGACAGGGAAACGTGCTGGTCGTCTGCCACCAGGCCGTCATGAGATGTCTCTTAGCCTATTTTCTGGACAAAAGTGCAG ACGATCTCCCCTACTTAAAGTGTCCCCTCCACACTGTTCTGAAGCTCACTCCTGTTGCTTATG GTTGTAAAGTGGAGCtattttacctgaatgtggaagcagtgaacacacaccgtGACAGACCCCTA GGTAAATCTTGGACGGGCCCGGCCCCTCTGCTGCTGAGGCGGAATAGTTACACCCCTCTGTCCAGTCACGACCAGGTCAAACGGCCACGTCTGTACAGCGCAGGGAACCGGCCCTGGCTGCCTCTAGCGCCGTCCCCCTCGGCTCTGCACTTCCCCAATACACCTGAAGGGGTGCTGCTGCAAAGCCAA GACTCCTTGTGTGAAGGAATCGACTTTGACAACTCAGAAGAAGCTGCTGACTGCTTCCGCTTCTGA
- the pfkfb2b gene encoding 6-phosphofructo-2-kinase/fructose-2,6-bisphosphatase 2 isoform X3 yields MSACLQRDAGLSGSAEAKRAEPRANEKKCSWASYMTNSPTLIVMIGLPARGKTYMSKKLTRYLNWIGVPTKVFNLGVYRREAVRAYKSYDFFRHDNEEAMRIRKQCALVALQDVKTYLNEEGGQIAVFDATNTTRERRDLILSFVKENAYKVFFVESVCDDPDVIAANILEVKVSSPDYPEAHRERVMDDFLKRIECYKVTYQPLDPEDYDKDLSFIQVMNVGRRFLVNRVQDYIQSKIVYYLMNIHVHSHSIYLCRHGESDHNVQGRIGGDSELSPRGKQFAAALRGFIEEHGLADLKVWTSQLRRTIQTAEALGVPYEQWKILNEIDAGVCEEMTYDMIQSTFPEEFALRDQDKYHYRYPGGESYQDLVQRLEPVIMELERQGNVLVVCHQAVMRCLLAYFLDKSADDLPYLKCPLHTVLKLTPVAYGCKVELFYLNVEAVNTHRDRPLDSLCEGIDFDNSEEAADCFRF; encoded by the exons ATGTCTGCATGCCTGCAGCGAGATGCTGGGCTCTCCGGCTCTGCCGAAGCCAAGAGAGCAGAGCCCAGGGCCAACGAGAAGAAATGCT CGTGGGCGTCCTACATGACCAACTCTCCAACTCTGATCGTCATGATTGGGCTGCCTGCGAGAGGCAAGACCTACATGTCAAAGAAGCTAACACGTTATCTCAACTGGATTGGAGTTCCAACAAAAG TATTCAACTTGGGAGTCTACAGGAGGGAGGCGGTCAGAGCGTACAAGTCATATGACTTTTTTAGACACGACAATGAAGAGGCCATGAGAATAAGAAA GCAGTGTGCTTTGGTAGCCCTGCAAGATGTGAAGACCTATTTAAATGAAGAAGGAGGACAGATTGCC GTCTTTGATGCTACAAACACAACCAGAGAGAGGCGCGATCTCATCCTGAGTTTTGTGAAGGAGAATGCATACAAG GTGTTTTTCGTGGAGTCAGTCTGTGATGATCCAGACGTCATTGCTGCAAACATTTTG GAAGTGAAGGTTTCGAGTCCAGACTATCCTGAGGCACACAGAGAAAGGGTGATGGATGACTTCTTGAAACGCATTGAGTGCTACAAAGTCACCTACCAGCCACTGGACCCTGAAGACTATGACAA gGACCTGTCCTTCATTCAGGTGATGAACGTGGGCCGCCGTTTCCTGGTGAACCGCGTGCAGGACTATATCCAGAGCAAGATCGTCTACTACCTCATGAACATCCACGTGCACTCGCACTCCATCTACCTGTGCCGGCATGGAGAGAGCGACCATAACGTACAGGGTCGCATTGGGGGCGACTCTGAGCTTTCTCCCCGCGGAAAACAG TTTGCAGCAGCTCTGCGTGGGTTTATTGAGGAGCATGGCTTGGCAGATTTGAAGGTGTGGACCAGTCAACTGAGGAGAACCATTCAAACAGCTGAGGCTCTGGGAGTTCCCTATGAACAGTGGAAGATCCTGAACGAGATCGATGCT GGTGTGTGTGAAGAGATGACCTATGATATGATTCAGAGCACCTTTCCTGAAGAGTTCGCTCTGAGAGACCAGGACAAGTACCATTACAGATACCCAGGAGGAGAG TCCTATCAGGACCTGGTGCAGCGCCTGGAACCCGTCATCATGGAATTGGAGAGACAGGGAAACGTGCTGGTCGTCTGCCACCAGGCCGTCATGAGATGTCTCTTAGCCTATTTTCTGGACAAAAGTGCAG ACGATCTCCCCTACTTAAAGTGTCCCCTCCACACTGTTCTGAAGCTCACTCCTGTTGCTTATG GTTGTAAAGTGGAGCtattttacctgaatgtggaagcagtgaacacacaccgtGACAGACCCCTA GACTCCTTGTGTGAAGGAATCGACTTTGACAACTCAGAAGAAGCTGCTGACTGCTTCCGCTTCTGA